From one Plasmodium malariae genome assembly, chromosome: 12 genomic stretch:
- the UPF3B gene encoding regulator of nonsense transcripts 3B, putative, protein MHSRIRPYKVLQKEKASENNNSNNEKDTNKDIKEYKAHQDDNKKRINEKIKKNIQLGNYEHIKRFINRENERSERRMINQTNYNSDISYYDVHSKQQSKRNEEYKSATILEKEKNTLISLIKKEQRCVKKKKIIIRHLPPTLSESLFFDSFPNNMKDELDYYYYVNGSIGKHSGDDITYSCMYLSFKDDLKTEEFIKTQHGKYFYDLNGVKYKAVVSYAPNQTLIYKNKSDDINNTLESDAYFLKCCEEMNNSTQPLKKDIDYYDLINVEKENGAILSPVVVALRNKFRDRNKMK, encoded by the coding sequence atgcattcaCGTATAAGGCCATATAAGGTATTACAGAAAGAAAAAGCtagtgaaaataataatagtaacaatgaaaaagatactaataaagatataaagGAATATAAAGCTCATCaagatgataataaaaaacgtATTAATGAAAAGATTAAGAAGAATATACAATTAGGGAATTATGAACATATTAAAAGATTCATTAATAGGGAAAATGAAAGGTCTGAGAGAAGAATGATAAATcaaacaaattataattcaGATATCAGCTATTATGATGTACACAGTAAACAACAATCAAAACGTaatgaagaatataaaaGTGCGACTATAttagaaaaggaaaaaaatacattgatatctctaataaaaaaagaacaacgttgtgtaaaaaagaaaaaaattataattaggCATTTACCCCCAACTTTAAGCGAAAGCCTTTTTTTTGATTCTTTTCcaaataatatgaaagatGAGTtagattattattattatgttaatGGAAGTATTGGAAAACATTCTGGTGACGATATCACTTattcatgtatgtatttatcttttaaGGATGATTTAAAAACAGAGGAATTTATAAAGACACAACATGGAAAATACTTTTATGACTTAAACGGCGTTAAATATAAAGCAGTTGTGTCATACGCACCAAATCAAAcattaatatacaaaaacaaatctgatgatattaataataccCTTGAATCAGatgcttattttttaaaatgttgtGAAGAAATGAATAATTCAACTCAACCccttaaaaaagatatagattattatgatttaattaatgtagaaaaagaaaatggtGCTATTTTATCTCCTGTAGTTGTAGCATTAAGAAATAAGTTTAGAGATAggaacaaaatgaaataa
- the NMNAT gene encoding nicotinate-nucleotide adenylyltransferase, putative has translation MNKNICIYGGSYDPITYAHEMVLTEVSKLEWIDEIWVVLCRCRHDKDLAAFQHRHNMFSLIVNNISSEKFKNKIFLKDLECKDTATPTYDLLKTQKEIHPNYTFYFAIGSDLLPDIFNWDNGEKLVLENNFIIVERGNFNMDEEILKKIPNYHLIKIEKMSFVNYISSSDARKILTEKKNLEDLQKYINPIIIDYIKEHNLYEHHLK, from the coding sequence atgaacaaaaatatatgcatatatggaGGTTCCTATGACCCGATAACTTATGCCCATGAAATGGTTCTTACCGAAGTTAGCAAATTAGAATGGATTGATGAAATATGGGTTGTTCTATGCAGATGTAGACATGATAAAGACCTAGCAGCGTTTCAACACAGGCATAATATGTTTTCATTAATAGTTAATAACATTTCAtctgaaaaatttaaaaataaaatatttttaaaagaccTTGAATGTAAGGATACAGCAACTCCTACGTATGATTTGTTAAAGAcacaaaaagaaatacatCCTAATTACAccttttattttgctattgGCTCCGATTTATTGCCTGACATTTTCAATTGGGATAATGGTGAAAAATTagttttagaaaataatttcataattgTTGAAAGGGGTAATTTTAATATGgatgaagaaatattaaaaaaaattccaaattatcatttaattaaaattgaaaaaatgtctttcgttaattatatttcatcAAGTGATgcaagaaaaatattaacagaaaaaaagaatttagaAGATTtacagaaatatattaatccTATAATTAttgattatataaaagaacatAACTTATATGAACATCatttgaaataa